The following nucleotide sequence is from Schistosoma mansoni strain Puerto Rico chromosome 4, complete genome.
GAATTTATCAAAGCTTTAACATCATACTATTATCATGATATATTGGTTAACAGTGTTGACTTTCTACTTCGGTGTAATCTCGTCTCCAACTATCATAATTTCTAATTTTACTAAAACACTTACTTCATTTTTCCACTGTTTTTTCTCTACCTTTTCTTAAATTCAACTCATTATTCTTCCAAATTCTACAGAACCTTTTTAAGTACGGCGAGTATAGCACAAAAATTATTGGAACTTTTCCATAACTGCATTTTCTTACAACACTTATATACCAATAGGCTTTTtgtgaataacaataataattataatcatagTTTTCAAGTCGTTGCAGAATGATGCTTTAAGCTCATGGTATTTAAAGTTAAGACTGACAATCAATAGGCAACCGATGTTCGGCCATACTTGAATCGTATCTTGAAATAAGTGTCAGTGAACTTTTGGAATGTTTGTACAGAACTCTGCAGACGGAGAGATGTCAGCAGAAACTCGTCCAACTCAAAAGCTATGGTATTGACTGTCTTGGACATATCTTTTTCCGTCATTGTTACATAGTGGTACTCCGTGATAGAACCAGAGTACATAGCAAAACATTTTAAGCCAAGTTACAAGTTACCATGAATGAAACAtgttaaaataaaactaatctaTAAAACTGTAAAATGCCTGACCGAAAAATTTGCATATGATTGTCAACATGAGATTGTGAGTCGCTCATCATAGTCCTGACAATAGATAGGTGCTTTTTACAACAGGCTTGAAAGTACATGAGCACTAGGTTTAGTTAAATAAAGTGAAGTCATCTTATCATATCATACCTTACGAAATACCGGCAATTGTTATGCTGTCCAAGTGAAGATTTACAAGAAAACGGTTGATAAAATTCAAGTCGTTTGACAGTTTTTCAGGCAACATGTCGACTATTCAAAGAAATACCAGTAAACATTGGTATTTACACGAACGGTAGATCTAAGTAACTTGAAAAAAAGTCTACGCAATCTTTCAAATGACATTGAATGAAAGCAATACGAAAAAAACTTTCAATCGAATCTTTGAGGATATTGTATTACTAAATCTCTTATTTGTTGATGAGTGCTGTTTCTACTGTAAGTTTGTTTATATGTATAAACGACACTCATGGAGTGAAGGGTGATATTTAAAGGGTTTAATCTGTGGTTCGCGACATATTGTGAAACAAAATGGTGTTTTCAGACCAGCAACTTTTTGAGAAAGTAGTCGAGATACTCAAGCCATTTGATCTTTCTGTGGTTGATTATGAGGAGATTTGTGATAGGATGGGAGAATCAATGCGACTAGGTTTACAGAAGAGTACAAATGAAAAATCATCTATTAAAATGTTTCCATCTTATGTTACAAAAACACCAAATGGGACAGGTATTTCGACATAAACAATCTTACACCTTCTTAGAAACCGGAAACTTCTTAGCTTTAGACCTTGGTGGAACAAATTATCGAGTGCTTTCAGTTACCCTTGAAGGTAAAGGAAAATCTCCAAGAATTCAAGAGAGAACATACTGTATCCCCGCAGAAAAAATGTCAGGTTCCGGAACAGAGGTTAGTCGGAATGTCAAGCTTATTTTTTTAACTTGATTGATATCTTATTTTTGTCCTTATTTTCACATCTGTTAGtgttttatttcttatttctttttaaatcgATGACATAAATCAACTTTAGTCTTTCCATttttaagtaagtaatttattcAATTTGTTCAGGTGTTAAAGACAACATAACTTTGGGACCTGTCTTTTGGTTTAAAGTTAAACTAATTGGTACACGAGAGATTACTCAATCCAATTCAATCAAGATTTGGTCAACTGCCAAGATATCTGGCTTTGTTTGATGGCCTAGTTTGAAGGCGATGGGACAACGCTTCTTTTTTATTCCCTCAGATAAAGAGATGCGGGTGAATTTCCTGAGCTTTAATCAACACTTCTATACAGGGAAATACTAATTTTTaagataatttttaaaatatctgcatttcatttataaattatgGCTTAGTAGCCATGTCGAATGCGATATTCATCATAAAATACATTATTTAGACTAAGTCGACCTGACCTGATGCAAGTAAGCCATACATGTACTCAAACACTGATCTTActgtattttatatttttgtagCTTAAAAGTAGCTAGTAGTTAGTACAGAGGCTGGATAACAAGggttattttcattgtttggaTTAGAATAAGATTTTTAAACATATAACGACCCTCATGAACGGTAGTTTTTCATAGGATATATCTGTACATATGTGATGGTCGCTTAATGGTAAATGCACTTCGCTTTCAACCAAAAAGCCTGAAATTCTATGTTGACTCCTTCCTcctataaaatgaaaaataaattgcTTCTCTAGATTTTTTGATCTTAGTTATGGATTACTTGGTAAAGATGTGTATTTTTAGAGACAATTTGATAAATTGCTTATTATCCTTTTTCTTACGTAGCTCTTTAAATATATTGCTGAGACACTGGCTGACTTTTTGGAAAACAACGGGATGAAGGACAAAAAGTTTGACCTCGGATTCACATTCTCTTTTCCATGTGTCCAAAAAGGCCTCACTCATGCTACTTTGGTGAGATGGACAAAAGGTTTCTCTGCAGATGGAGTAGAAGGTCATAATGTTGCTGAATTGCTGCAAACTGAGCTAGACAAAAGAGTGAGTGCAACTGCTGAGTTAATGAGAAACTTTCTGTCGTCTAAATCATGTTTTTATAGAGTTGGTTTTATTAAAAAATAGTTATTTACAGTAAGACACTTCTTTTTTATCGAGAAATCGTAAAAGTAACTTGGTTTTGATCGCATGAGCACGCTTCAACAACTGAGTCTGTCAGTTTTAGTGTCATATCAGTACTGATATTATATGTTTGACATTCAAGGCAATTTATTGTTCCCTTCCAACGACAAACGTACTTAACGTTAGGTTATTCTAGGTTGATTTGTGGCCATGATATTTTCATCTTAATGAAAAGGCTTCTCAcagatattttatttgaatttgaTTGAACGTTAACTTAACAACCCAGGCGTTAACTCGATCATGTGAATGTGTTTGTAGTCCTTTACAGTCCTTTTCATTATAAGACTAGCATCTGAAGTGGATTAGGAATGAGTTTGCAACAACGTCTTAACATTTATGGTATCTGCGTATTATCATTAGGACTGAAGCAAACTAAATTAAAGAGTCAGCGATTTTATATCTCAAGAACTGCACGACCATTGACAAAAACTAAGCTTTATAAGAGAGTCATCTAAAACGTCTTGTTATTTTTAGTGATCAAGTTAGTGAGTTGCTTGTTACAATATGGATAAAAATTGTTTCACCAATGAGTGTACAACCATAAAACTTTGTTCGTAAACAATTAACATTCTCCACGTTTTTAAGTTAGATGTATTTTGAGTTTTAAAATTTTGGTTCATTGTAATCAGTGTTAGTATCAAAAGACGTAGAATATCGTTTGCTCTGAATGAAGTGGTATTGTGTCTATGTAATTAActgtttaattttttatttgtttcaggAATTAAATGTTAAGTGTGTCGCGGTTGTAAACGATACAGTTGGCACACTTGCTTCTTGTGCTCTTGAGGACCCAAAATGTGCGGTCGGATTAATAGTTGGTAAGTGTTTTATTTCATTCAGTAAGTAAAGCCGAGATAAAATCTCGAAAATACGTGTACATGCAACTATATGTAGCGCTTGATGTTTAACTAAGCGCATTTATTACCTGACAGACAAAGGTTTCATCCAAGTATTTTTATCTAACTGTTTCCCGATTTTCCTGTTTTGTAGGGACGGGGACAAACGTTGCTTATATTGAGGACTCTTCGAAAGTTGAGCTGATGGATGGTGTGAAGGAACCCGAAGTCGTCATAAACACAGAGTGGGGTGCATTCGGCGAGAAAGGAGAATTAGACTGTTGGAGGACACAGTTCGACAAATCAATGGATATAGACAGTCTTCATCCAGGAAAGCAACTGTTAGTCTTATTTTAAAGATACTTAAGATTATTATAGTCAATGATTATTTTGTTGATATTTCATCATAAGCGCTTGCAAGCATCTAAAATCACTGGTGTTTAGGTCTAGGGATGCTTTTCAGACTAATTATATCCAAGTTACATCTAAGAGTTATTTCATCTTATAAGCCACTCACTTAACCAAGTGAGAATTGATAATGTAAAAAACTAGTTTATATTTTTTCTCCCAAGATAGTGTACACTGATAGATCGTACATGCTAATCGTGTATTTATCTAAAGTTTAAAACTATTCTTGTGTAAAATCTCTTTTCTCAAATTATTTAATACACATTAGTAAATAGCAACAGTGTTTACTATTCACAAGTCCTTGACTCAAGAATCCCAGTTTTTTCCATTCAACGTATATCATGCAGAAGTATGTTCTTCAAGCATTCAGAATcgttttataatttatttctgttctgtATTTTCTGCAGATATGAAAAAATGGTATCTGGGATGTATCTTGGTGAGCTAGTTCGCCACATCATTGTTTACCTTGTTGAACAAAAAATTCTCTTTCGTGGAGATCTCCCTGAACGTTTGAAAGTACGCAATTCTTTGCTAACTAGATACTTAACGGATGTTGAAAGGTAAGGTTTACTTTGAATATTTATGCTTTGATCGATTTAGATTTACACACTAAAATGATGTTTATAACAAGTAGCGTATTTTCGTCACTCTTAGGTTTACGTAAAGTATTAAATAGTTTCACTTagctgattattattatgagtacGATTGACATCAGAAATATGAAATGCTTCTATTTTTATCAGTTTTTGggattcgtggagattttactaggacgaagcggccgttcagtgcttctaggttttcaatagtggtcttgTTTAGATTGACTTACGAATTCAGCTTTCATTTTCCACAGGAAGATTTATGGATTTTTAAACTTGTTGATCATGTATAAATACTATGACTAACTCAATATAGCTTTTGTTATCTCATACTCCATTTTGTGTTAACAGCACAAAATTGCTCAGCATTACAAACTGTGATGTCCTATTACCAGTTGTCTACTTCCCAGATATAAGAGTCATTATTCAAAAGTTACTCATTAATTTACGAGTGATGTAGATTAACGAAATGAAGTGGCTAGTAAGGTAAAACAGAAAAAACCTGGAACTTGATCATATAAAGTTGGTTTTGCAccaatgaattcaattatgttGATACTTTTAGTACATGTAGTGCATAATAAACTGTGATAGCAAATTATTTTCTTTGGACAGCTGAATTGTAGTAAAAATTCGGAAACAATTACTTCTCGATGTTAACAAATAAAACTATATTTATCTTTCCATTTATACCATATTTTATGTGTTGTCTCTATATAAAAATCTTATTTTGCTAAAATTTTGTTTCAGAGATCCTGCTCACCTTTTATACAACACTCATTATATGCTTACTGATGACTTGCATGTCCCTGTTGTTGAGCCGATAGATAACCGTATAGTACGATATGCCTGTGAAATGGTCGTTAAACGGGCAGCTTACCTAGCAGGTGCAGGTGAGTTGATTGACCTCCATCGCATGAACTGTTAATCATAGGTTGCTGTTTTTTTTCAATAGAACACTACAAATATTTtaacataataaatatttaatagcTGGTCTCTCGTTCATATATTTTCAGGTATTGCCTGCATTCTTCGAAGAATAAACCGCTCAGAAGTAACTGTTGGTGTTGATGGCTCTTTGTATAAATTCCACCCGAAGTTTTGTGAACGAATGACAGATATGGTTGATAAGCTAAAACCAAAGAATACACGagtaaataaaaattcaatgtttttattatattttaaaatgtttctcATACTTTATTGTTAGTTAGTTTATACATTGGATTGCTTGAAAAAAttcataacaataatgaaatattctCTGAGGAAggataaattattaatttactgCTTGAATTTCTTCTATTTTGAAAAGATTACGATTGAATTCAAATCTATTTATgtgaatattatttcaccaaAGAAAATATGTTCAAGTCTCATAGTTTCTATCATTCCACTTAAAAGTAATTAACGTACATGTACATATAGAAAAATTAAAAGGGtgatatgtttaaaataaaaaaaatttacttaAGCGAAGTATTAATtgtaaaaaatttaatttatatccCTCTAAAGTACCATTTACAATAATCATTGTtctttatatttaaatatagTTCTGTCTACGTTTATCTGAAGATGGAAGTGGAAAAGGAGCGGCGGCCATAGCAGCGTCATGTACAcgacaaaattaaataatacaCACACAAGAAACTATTGTTTACATTCAGTGCTTTCATCTGTTTTGTTGGCCTGATACAATTCTCCGATAATTCAGAAAACTGGCCCTCTTTATTTAGTTTCTTGGCTATGATTAATTTACTATACTTCGGAACAATATAATCTTAATATTGAAGGAAAGAAACATCATTATGAAATTAAAGAATCAAATATAAATcgactgttttttttcttattagaTTACATAATAAAGTAGTTCAATAACTTAGTTCTTTATATACACGGCATTTTTCTGTAACTTCCTATGACTTCTGTTATCTGGTTTTTATATCAATAAAGTatacttcatatatatatatatatatattgagaacTTCTAGTCAGTCAGTGGCATCAAAGTCACAGAATCTTATAGATTATATAATTCTCTTTGGCTTTATTATGTAAGAGTCAATGAAACTATATacctaaacaaaaaaaagttttttttctcttcatcaGCTATTCTATGCAATACATGAAGAATTATTCTTTAATGCTATAAttatagaaatatttttttctcttttaaatTTGCAATTTTGTAGAGTAAACATAAATAAGATTTTTAGTTGTAAAAGAAGGCAAATATTCTAATTATATTCGCTAtggtttttacttttttttatgtttcatacacaaaaaaaagaagaaggaaAAGAAAACTCTTATatcttttagttttcattaatattactattatttttgaatcattattcttattatattaCGATTATtgtatacgtatatatatatatatatatatattaaaaaaaagaaaatgttagCCGGAATGTAAACAATCAGATTTAGTGTATTTCATTCTAGGACATTGTGAtaaatttgtttaattatttattttcttgtgtgtgtgtgtgtgcatgtgagCGCGTTTATTTGTGATCGGCTAATTGAACATATCTATGGTAAACAAAATTAAGAAATGAAAGATCTCCTGTTGTAAATTACAACATAATTTGAgtttgaaaacaaaacaaaaagattGATAAATATGtaatcattttgtatttatggGCCAAATATATCTCACTATTTTATGCTATTACAAAGtcttttaattttttaatgtttaattaataaatagaatgataatTTATCAAAGTTTAGAGTAGATCAGGAAAAGTGCGGAATTAGAAGTCGTTGCGTTGTTATTGAATATATGTTCTTATGCGCTTGTTCTTTACCTATTTCCCAGATTAGGTATCAAATTTAATGCAGCCTGAAAATGAGAGAGTCTTTGTGTGAAAGAGCTACGCTTTTTGGACATATTATAAGTAAGTAAGGATGTTAACAAGATAAGATCTGACACATATGTATGCAGGTTTACATCAAGATAGAAAAGAAAAATGACTAGTTAATGAACTGTGGAGTGAAACATAATGAAAATAGTAGAAAATAAGGAAGGAAAGAATGTCCGTGTCACATTGAACGATTTCAAGATAATCCATCTAAGGTCTCTGACCACAGGTTTAGATTGTGCCATTGACCCAAATTAGGAGGTTTGCGTTTCTGAACATGCTTTAAACAGAAAGTCAATGATGTGTCCTAGCCTCTTCTGAACAAAATGTAGTGCTCACCAGTAAGGGACTTCAATGTGCTTGGCAGTAAGATATATTGAATATACGTCTCAATTTATCGTATATGTCAAAGATTCATTAGTTCATTTACTTTCGTTACTCATTAATTTACGTTTAAAATCGCCTCTTAACATTTCGCGACTGCAGTATTTATTCAAAATGTAACAGTGTTCATAATCAGACACTAGTAACCTACTCATGATTTCTCTCTTCAGGAATCATATTTCAAAATCATACTTTCCCAATGACAAATAGACGGAAGTATTGGCTGAATGAAAGGTGGAGTAAGATAGAAAAACCTAGACCAACATCTAATACCTGTTCTGAGCTCTCGTCAGTCACCAACCCACTAAGGCTTATAAGAATCCCAGGAAAAGATGAGTTGTCGATACATTAGTTATGATGGATAAAGTATAGACAACGACGAGTTCTGAAACAGTTTGATATGATGAAGTGAAATGTATGATaaacatttttgtattggtatTCAAAGTGTTcagaaaatgaaattatttcagGTTCATCGGCAGATAGGACCAAGTCATTTATTTACTTCAGATGAATGAGAGAGTCTCCAGATACGAAACTACGTCCTCAAAAGCGGTAAAAATTAAATATGGTCCTGAGAAGCCTATTTGTGATAAAATTGTATAGAAACGAGGAAACCATGAAGATCTAGTGGATAACAAGTGATAAAATAGACTCAGTTGACAGCCGTAAACTGTGATTCAAGTAGATGACTTTCAGACAAATTGCATACTTATTTCTGAAAAAAATGAAGCTGTGATAATATTAGATAACAGACATTTGTGAAGTTACATCGATGTATATATATTGATGACATTATACAAGATAACCCCTTCTGTTATTAATACTATCGTTTTCAAGTATACCTTGTAGTTTATTATGTAAATGTAGAGTATTTACATATATTGGCTTAAATCTCGTCTTAATGCTTATCtattatttacttaatttttcttattaattATATATCATCTAAATTTAGGTTAATTCTATAATTCTTAGTATGTTGtcttattttatcatttattccATGTAGAAATATGTTCACTCATTTGTATACTTACTTAGTTTAACATTCTCATCAGAAGGTCATAAGAATTAAAAGCCAGACAGAAAAAAAAGTTGTAATCTCTATTAAATAAGTAGAATAGTATGTAATTAAGTTATTATggtgtaataataaatataatggtATTATTTTAGTATAGAAAGTTATAGTAATTGTAAAAGTTTCGTATCATCACATCTTTGACTATGTTttaacaaccattgaaaactacaGAAGATTGGGAAGCTACCTTGTCAGAGCATGGGATATCCTGGCAGTTAGCACCAATGATCctactatttaaaaaaaactagggTCCATATGCCACGTGGAGAAAAAAAATTCTTAGTGAATCGGT
It contains:
- a CDS encoding hexokinase — protein: MVFSDQQLFEKVVEILKPFDLSVVDYEEICDRMGESMRLGLQKSTNEKSSIKMFPSYVTKTPNGTETGNFLALDLGGTNYRVLSVTLEGKGKSPRIQERTYCIPAEKMSGSGTELFKYIAETLADFLENNGMKDKKFDLGFTFSFPCVQKGLTHATLVRWTKGFSADGVEGHNVAELLQTELDKRELNVKCVAVVNDTVGTLASCALEDPKCAVGLIVGTGTNVAYIEDSSKVELMDGVKEPEVVINTEWGAFGEKGELDCWRTQFDKSMDIDSLHPGKQLYEKMVSGMYLGELVRHIIVYLVEQKILFRGDLPERLKVRNSLLTRYLTDVERDPAHLLYNTHYMLTDDLHVPVVEPIDNRIVRYACEMVVKRAAYLAGAGIACILRRINRSEVTVGVDGSLYKFHPKFCERMTDMVDKLKPKNTRFCLRLSEDGSGKGAAAIAASCTRQN